Genomic window (Nitrospirales bacterium LBB_01):
TTATCGGTTACAGAAACCAATATTTCTTTCCTGCTGTCATCGTATGAGGCTCTTATGATTATATCGCCATCATTGCTGAATTTTATGGCGTTTGAAATCAGATTTATCACTACCTGCAAAATTCGGCCGTAATCACCAATGGTGTCAGGCACATTTTCCTCTGTCTCAACAATAAATTTAAGAGTGTCATTTTTTCTTAGAAGTGAAGCAGTTGCCTTGACTGCGTGGTTTAGAAGCTGCTGGATATTAATATTATCCTTTTTCCAGACCATCTTACCAGACTCCATCTTTGTTATATCCAACACATCGTTTATAAGAGCCGTAAGACGCTCACTTTCCGATATTATGATAGCAATGTTTTCGTTTATGCGTTTGACTGAGCGCTCCACCTTTTTGTTTTCCATGTTAACATGAGGGATAACAGTGTTTTCAAAAGATTCCTTTATGATTTCTGCAAACCCGAGCACTGAGGTCAAAGGAGTTCTCAGTTCGTGGGAGACGTTGGAAAGAAACGCTGATTTCATCTCATCAAGCGCCTTTAGTTTGTCGTATGCAGTCTGAAGCTCAGAGGTTCGCTCGTTGACCTTGGTATCCAGTGACATGATGTTTTCCTTAAGCTCCTCCACCATACTGTTAAAAGCGTCGGCAAGTATGCCTATCTCATCATTTCGGTTAAGAGTAATTGTGGCAGTTAAATCCCCTCCCTTAATGCGCAGTGCGGTTTCTGCAAGTTTTCTCAGAGGGGCTGCCATTTTCTTTGAAAATATATATCCGAAAGAAATTAAAAATATAAGGCTTAAAGAGGCAATTGTTAAAATACGGTTACCAAGTATGCGGGAGCTGCTCTCAAGCTCATCCACATAAACAGAAGAGCCGATGTACCATCCAAGAGGCTTATAGTAGCGCACCCATGCAATTTTGTCATACACGTAATGTCCCGGGTCAGTGGGTCTGTCCCACTTATATCTTAAGCCATTGGGGTTATCTACAACTGCAATAAGTGCTTTATCTATTGACACATTGGTCCCAGGAACTATCTCCAGCTCCATACTTGTGCCCTCTTTTTTCCTATTTGGATGAATTATCCTGTGGTGACCTTGCTTTGAGTCAAAAATAAATACATATCCTGTTTTTGCCAGTTTCACGTCCTTTAGTATTTGGCGCAGATTGTCAGTGGCTGTTTTCCTCATAGAATCCACTGCCTTTTCAATGTCGTCAATGTAAACTCCTGTAGCGATTACCCATTTACGCTCTGGCAGGTTTTTGAAAAACGTTAACTTTTCTAGAGGCATATCTCCGCTGTCAAGCCTTCTCCACATGTAGGTATGGTACCCT
Coding sequences:
- a CDS encoding HAMP domain-containing protein, with the protein product MAELPTKTIMFKSKLFIKYFSTIVVVIAAFTAVLYFFSRDFIRERVYEIEKSSALTTLNNVYEIVRTIDHGIELYRESALAAKKRELKNIIMMAESYINIIESQSKAGAISRVNVENKILEALSNIKYGNNDYIFVTDYNSYILAHPDPKVLHTDCSKLADVTGKLVVYPIVEGAQKDGEGYHTYMWRRLDSGDMPLEKLTFFKNLPERKWVIATGVYIDDIEKAVDSMRKTATDNLRQILKDVKLAKTGYVFIFDSKQGHHRIIHPNRKKEGTSMELEIVPGTNVSIDKALIAVVDNPNGLRYKWDRPTDPGHYVYDKIAWVRYYKPLGWYIGSSVYVDELESSSRILGNRILTIASLSLIFLISFGYIFSKKMAAPLRKLAETALRIKGGDLTATITLNRNDEIGILADAFNSMVEELKENIMSLDTKVNERTSELQTAYDKLKALDEMKSAFLSNVSHELRTPLTSVLGFAEIIKESFENTVIPHVNMENKKVERSVKRINENIAIIISESERLTALINDVLDITKMESGKMVWKKDNINIQQLLNHAVKATASLLRKNDTLKFIVETEENVPDTIGDYGRILQVVINLISNAIKFSNDGDIIIRASYDDSRKEILVSVTDNGIGIPKEELDLVFEKFKQIGDTLTDKPKGSGLGLPISKEIVEHHGGHIWVKSAHGKGSTFSFTLPVVYCINLKNNFS